The genomic region GGTTAACTGCCAAAAAGGATGTCCGTATCTGAGAAGCTGCCTCCGGGTAATCCAGACTCAGTTTTTCTTTTATATCGGCAGCAGTCGGAGTGTCTCCAGTGTACTCAAACTCCAGAAGGGATGTATTTAGACGTTCCGCAATGCCTGCAAATAGTTGAATTGTAAATTTCATGAATATGACTCACCTCTTTTTGATCTCTAAACCCTTTAAATATATCATAACGAAGCGGAAAATGTTATGCTTATCCATTAGAAGAATGAACGTTTATTGAAGAGTGGGGGAGGCGGTGTGATGAGCACCAGAGAGAAGCAAACATTGACGATTCTGCACACCAATGACATCCACAGTCACTTCGGCTCCATGAGCAACATCGCCGCTATGATCAATGAGGAACGTGAACAAGGTGGGAACCTCCTTGTATTGGATATTGGCGATCATATGGACCGTATGGCCGTTGAGACAGAAGGGACGCTGGGCACGGCTAACGTGGATGTGATCAATCTGACGGGCTACGATGCTATAACCATTGGGAATAACGAAGGACTAACCTTTACGCCTGATCAGCTCGCACAGTCCTACGCTGGACTTCTGTGTCCGGTAGTGTGCGGCAATGTCGTGGAACAAGCCACTGGCCTTCCGCCAGTATGGATGAAAACTTCTCTTATCATGGAGAAAGGTCCATTTCGCATTGGTTTGCTGGGAGCTACTGCGCCCTTCACTACCTTCTATGAACTGCTGGGATGGGATGTTCTGGACCCGATGGAGACGTTAAAAGCTCAAGTTGAAGCATTACGTCATGAAGTGGATGTGGTGATTATTCTCTCACATCTGGGACTTTCCACGGATCGGAGACTGGCGGAGCAGATTGCTGGAATTGATGTTATTCTCGGTGGGCATACCCATCATGTTCTCGAAGAACCATTAGTCATTGGTCAGACCGTGCTGGGCGCAGCCGGCAAATTCGGCCAATGGCTCGGGAAAGTGGTTCTGGAACGAACAAGCGTGGCAAAACCTCTTGAACTGGTAAGCAGCGGATGTGTTGCTGCCGAGAGTATATTACTGGATGATCAAGTCTCTCTGGCAATCGCCACGAATCGCACGGAAGCCGAAAGGGCACTGGATCAGACGGCCGTGATTACGGACCGGATGCTGCCCATCCAGTATGATCGGGAGTCTCCATTTGCCACATTACTTGCGCAAGCTGTTCGTCAATTTACAGGAGCTCAGTTGTCTCTGGTGAATGCGGGCCAGCTTCTCGGAGATCTGCCACAGGGAAATGTTACAAAAGGAATGTTGCATTCCCTATGTCCATCTCCTATAAATGCTTGTACAATATGCTTGAGTGGAAGTCATATTCGTGAAGCACTTGAGCAGTCCTTGTTGGACGAGTTTTCTGGTAAAGCCATTGTCGGATTTGGTTTTCGTGGTCAACTTCTCGGCACGCTGTGTATGGATGGAATGGAAGTTCAATACAATCCACATGCCCCAGCCTATGAGAAAATTCAGACCATTTACATCAATGGG from Paenibacillus sp. FSL R5-0341 harbors:
- a CDS encoding 5'-nucleotidase C-terminal domain-containing protein, which encodes MSTREKQTLTILHTNDIHSHFGSMSNIAAMINEEREQGGNLLVLDIGDHMDRMAVETEGTLGTANVDVINLTGYDAITIGNNEGLTFTPDQLAQSYAGLLCPVVCGNVVEQATGLPPVWMKTSLIMEKGPFRIGLLGATAPFTTFYELLGWDVLDPMETLKAQVEALRHEVDVVIILSHLGLSTDRRLAEQIAGIDVILGGHTHHVLEEPLVIGQTVLGAAGKFGQWLGKVVLERTSVAKPLELVSSGCVAAESILLDDQVSLAIATNRTEAERALDQTAVITDRMLPIQYDRESPFATLLAQAVRQFTGAQLSLVNAGQLLGDLPQGNVTKGMLHSLCPSPINACTICLSGSHIREALEQSLLDEFSGKAIVGFGFRGQLLGTLCMDGMEVQYNPHAPAYEKIQTIYINGEPMDDQCEYIVGTLDMFTFNVGYPSLAHGTGTLYHLPKFIRDLLELELKRPGALDDSLRARWHETK